One stretch of Gopherus flavomarginatus isolate rGopFla2 chromosome 2, rGopFla2.mat.asm, whole genome shotgun sequence DNA includes these proteins:
- the ESCO1 gene encoding N-acetyltransferase ESCO1 isoform X4, producing the protein MAAQKRKSAIAESSAKRRKLDRNSKSSTKKEKEVSATKHVINKSKPNKSAMQKKAMLKILVKPNRSVVNKAINNCARQSSRSKLGQKCSKQCELQLKERSSKTVPMKKSSLKSLGKISTTKTPSRTPKINHSTFLKSTKASSKTGPEGKDKCALQTKVSVESKRQQLKSTSDIKKSSLKPQSIRQSVLQSVKTLNETRNIHVDMKSVKGNSAESNSSTSTRAVKMTDKNLGIQVQNPKKNLAKKSTSQDAEQPLIKSFGDNKCEPELGMRMMTRSSGTNTKIAVKDTQQQPKATQNKEVCQKKSVRDIPTPRHIIIPDEQLTRRSHRLQQLSDTSARSLRNREIKEGKASEVQQGTRTKGCIQGTRIETVKPLKQKTEKKNKKTKSNFISGDEEITVGITSSLPEKKCKMDRKTNDSNSSQHSLQGSRLFLVHKKVEMVSPLQTTSVTINKEKQPVHQNVKSSVKAKRVLQPPINEKDLANQPENVVKSKRVSILELCEEIAGEIESDTVEVKRDSPNTEYGKGEEKHAETQLSQTVMLTQKEPNQSTQCKRFFPSKKGIPVKCVLNGRNSPANKNSKWTRIKLVKANNIHQNKFNSASVPKLDLLETKIKVPESSQATGAEIRLSKAQGKLSVTKPCENKSTIHVQEKLGAVSSERVRAKDVTSETKQPTKKVAENGLLDNRTKHVPEPALDESFSLHLDTSPESTPVKSTAAAPPPPKQAKKEIESDSQGPAPKQLVRTLFTNQTSETSEKRVPLPNHSLASRCGSFLSSEQHIQKLREAGKDDKQLIIDAGQKRFGAISCNICGMLYTASNPEDETQHLLFHNQFISAVKYVVLLINHHECGSEEELITSNFLSMFNFRYTQRSLLPH; encoded by the exons ATGGCAGCCCAAAAAAGGAAGTCAGCAATAGCAGAATCTTCTGCTAAACGTCGGAAGCTAGATAGGAACAGCAAATCatcaacaaagaaagaaaaagaggtgTCAGCCACAAAACATGTCATAAATAAATCAAAGCCAAATAAAAGTGCAATGCAGAAGAAAGCAATGCTTAAAATCTTGGTCAAACCTAACAGGTCAGTGGTAAATAAAGCCATCAATAATTGTGCTAGGCAGTCCTCCCGTTCTAAACTAGGGCAGAAATGTTCAAAGCAGTGTGAACTTCAATTAAAGGAAAGATCCAGTAAAACAGTACCTATGAAAAAATCATCCCTGAAATCATTAGGTAAAATATCTACTACAAAAACACCCTCCAGAACTCCAAAAATAAACCATAGTACTTTCTTGAAATCTACAAAGGCTTCCTCCAAAACAGGTCCTGAAGGGAAGGACAAATGTGCTTTACAAACCAAAGTTTCAGTTGAAAGCAAGAGACAGCAATTAAAGTCAACTTCAGATATTAAAAAGAGTTCATTGAAACCTCAAAGTATTAGGCAGTCTGTCTTGCAGTCTGTAAAAACTTTAAATGAAACTAGGAACATACACGTGGATATGAAATCTGTTAAGGGAAATTCTGCAGAAAGTAATTCTTCTACAAGTACTAGAGCTGTAAAAATGACTGATAAAAATTTAGGGATACAAGTTCAGAATCCTAAAAAGAATCTTGCAAAAAAGTCAACTTCTCAAGATGCTGAACAACCATTGATTAAATCTTTTGGTGACAACAAATGTGAACCTGAATTAGGAATGCGCATGATGACAAGATCATCAGGCACAAACACTAAAATAGCTGTCAAAGACACACAACAGCAACCAAAAGCCACACAAAATAAGGAAGTGTGCCAGAAAAAGTCAGTACGAGACATTCCTACGCCAAGACACATCATTATCCCAGATGAGCAGCTAACCAGGCGATCACATAGATTGCAGCAGTTATCGGATACATCAGCAAGATCCCTTCGTAATAGagaaattaaagaaggaaaagcttCAGAAGTGCAACAGGGCACTCGAACAAAAGGATGTATTCAGGGTACTAGAATTGAAACAGTTAAACCTCTTAAgcagaaaacagaaaagaaaaataagaaaacaaaatctaATTTTATAAGTGGAGATGAAGAAATAACTGTAGGAATAACCAGCTCTCTTCCagagaaaaaatgtaaaatggacCGTAAAACCAATGATTCCAACAGTTCTCAGCATAGCTTGCAAGGCTCAAGATTATTTCTTGTTCATAAAAAAGTAGAAATGGTAAGTCCTCTTCAAACAACTTCTGTGACAATAAATAAGGAAAAACAACCAGTGCATCAGAATGTGAAAAGCAGTGTAAAAGCAAAGAGAGTTTTGCAGCCACCTATAAATGAAAAAGATCTAGCCAATCAGCCTGAgaatgttgtgaagtccaaaCGGGTAAGCATTCTTGAACTCTGTGAAGAAATTGCAGGTGAAATTGAGTCAGATACAGTAGAGGTGAAAAGAGATTCTCCCAACACTGAATAtggaaaaggagaagagaaacATGCAGAAACACAGCTGTCACAGACTGTAATGCTTACTCAGAAGGAACCAAATCAGAGCACTCAGTGCAAGCGTTTTTTCCCCAGCAAAAAAGGAATACCTGTCAAATGTGTTCTGAATGGCAGAAATAGTCCTGCAAACAAAAACTCTAAGTGGACCAGAATTAAACTAGTGAAAGCTAATAATATACATCAAAATAAATTTAACTCTGCAAGTGTTCCCAAGCTGGATTTGTTAGAAACTAAAATTAAAGTTCCAGAATCAAGTCAAGCCACGGGTGCGGAAATACGGCTTTCAAAGGCCCAAGGTAAATTGTCAGTGACAAAGCCATGTGAGAATAAAAGTACAATTCATGTACAGGAGAAATTGGGAGCAGTTTCTTCTGAAAGAGTCAGAGCTAAAGATGTGACATCGGAAACAAAGCAACCCACAAAAAAAGTTGCTGAAAACGGCTTGTTGGATAATCGGACAAAACATGTTCCAGAGCCAGCACTAGATGAG AGTTTTAGCTTGCATTTGGATACAAGTCCAGAAAGCACTCCAGTGAAAAGtactgcagcagcaccaccaccacctaaGCAAGCCAAAAAGGAGATAGAGAGTGACTCTCAAG GTCCGGCTCCCAAGCAGTTGGTGCGCACTTTATTCACAAATCAGACATCTGAGACTAGTGAGAAGAG GGTTCCTTTGCCAAACCATTCATTAGCATCAAGGTGCGGTAGCTTCCTGTCATCAGAGCAGCATATTCAAAAACTAAGAGAAGCAGGAAAAGATGACAAACAGCTGATCATC